Proteins encoded in a region of the Pseudomonas sp. GOM7 genome:
- the nhaD gene encoding sodium:proton antiporter NhaD produces the protein MYALMALVFVLGYLCIALEHPLKIDKAASALLTAVIAWTLLVMGADSILPMIGSGTAGSSTNTHRAIEELRHHLGEISEILFFLMGAMTIVELIDAHEGFKVITDRIRTHKRVHLLWLVGLITFFLSAALDNLATTIVMISLLRKLIAEQHERWFYAGIVVIAANAGGAWSPIGDVTTTMLWIGGQITASGIVAQLFLPSLMCLLVPLIVMSFILKGEVAPPRLKESSESRRDPTTPFERNLIFGLGLGALIFVPIFKTITHLPPYMGILFGLALLWITTEVIHRSKNSEEKDPLSVVGVLRRIDITSVLFFLGILLAVSALSSAGHLTQVATLLKESLGNVYSITLSIGMLSAVVDNVPMVAGAMKMYPLISAEALQLADIAEQSWLGSFVVNGHFWEMLAYCAGTGGSCLIIGSAAGVAAMGMEKINFIWYLKRISGLALLGYLAGAGTYMLIASL, from the coding sequence ATGTATGCGTTGATGGCACTCGTGTTCGTCCTCGGTTATCTGTGCATAGCCCTGGAACATCCACTGAAGATCGACAAGGCCGCGTCCGCGCTGCTCACCGCCGTCATCGCCTGGACACTGCTGGTGATGGGCGCCGACAGCATCCTGCCGATGATCGGCTCGGGCACCGCCGGCTCCAGCACCAATACCCATCGCGCCATCGAGGAACTGCGCCATCACCTGGGCGAGATTTCCGAGATTCTGTTCTTCCTCATGGGCGCCATGACCATCGTCGAGCTGATCGATGCCCATGAGGGCTTCAAGGTCATCACCGATCGCATCCGTACCCACAAGCGCGTGCATCTGCTGTGGCTGGTCGGCCTGATCACCTTCTTCCTGTCCGCGGCGCTGGACAACCTGGCCACCACCATCGTGATGATTTCGCTGCTGCGCAAGCTGATCGCCGAGCAGCACGAACGCTGGTTCTATGCCGGCATCGTGGTGATAGCCGCCAATGCTGGCGGCGCCTGGTCGCCCATCGGCGACGTGACCACCACCATGCTGTGGATCGGCGGCCAGATCACCGCCAGCGGCATCGTTGCCCAACTCTTCCTGCCCAGCCTGATGTGCCTGCTGGTGCCACTGATCGTCATGAGCTTCATCCTCAAGGGAGAAGTCGCGCCACCTCGGCTCAAGGAAAGCAGCGAAAGCCGCCGCGACCCGACCACACCCTTCGAGCGCAACCTGATCTTCGGCCTCGGCCTGGGCGCACTGATCTTCGTGCCGATCTTCAAGACCATCACCCACCTGCCGCCGTACATGGGCATCCTCTTCGGCCTCGCCCTGTTGTGGATCACCACTGAGGTCATCCACCGCAGCAAGAACAGCGAAGAGAAGGATCCGCTGTCGGTGGTGGGCGTGCTGCGCCGCATCGACATCACCAGCGTGCTGTTCTTCCTCGGCATCCTGCTCGCCGTGTCAGCGCTGTCCAGTGCCGGCCATCTGACCCAGGTGGCGACTCTGCTCAAAGAAAGCCTGGGCAACGTCTACAGCATCACCCTGTCCATTGGCATGCTGTCGGCAGTGGTGGACAACGTGCCCATGGTGGCCGGGGCGATGAAGATGTACCCGCTGATCAGCGCCGAGGCACTGCAACTGGCCGATATCGCCGAGCAATCCTGGCTCGGCAGCTTCGTCGTCAACGGCCACTTCTGGGAAATGCTCGCCTATTGCGCAGGCACCGGCGGTAGTTGCCTGATCATCGGCTCGGCCGCTGGCGTGGCAGCCATGGGCATGGAGAAGATCAATTTCATCTGGTACCTCAAGCGCATCAGCGGCCTGGCCCTGCTCGGCTACCTGGCCGGTGCCGGCACCTATATGCTGATTGCCAGCCTGTAA
- a CDS encoding winged helix-turn-helix domain-containing protein has translation MDVSKTRTSFYRRLYVAWLIDSGEAVSVPALMAATGMPRRTAQDTLAALAELDIDCQFEQAEGERNNAGHYRIRDWGPFDKTWIAAHLQQIKATLGYP, from the coding sequence ATGGACGTGAGCAAGACCAGAACCAGCTTCTACCGCCGCCTCTACGTGGCCTGGCTGATCGACAGCGGCGAGGCCGTCAGCGTACCGGCGCTGATGGCGGCCACCGGCATGCCAAGGCGCACCGCCCAGGACACCCTCGCTGCCCTGGCCGAACTGGATATCGATTGCCAGTTCGAGCAGGCCGAAGGCGAGCGCAACAATGCCGGCCACTATCGCATCCGCGACTGGGGCCCGTTCGACAAGACCTGGATCGCCGCGCACCTGCAGCAGATCAAGGCCACGCTCGGTTATCCCTGA
- a CDS encoding SLC13 family permease produces the protein MNPDLFWVLGLLAGAVTLFIIGKPRMDVVALLVLIALPLTGVLDLQQTLAGFSDANVILIAALFIIGDGLVRTGIAYRLGDWLVAKAGNSETRLLILLMLAVAGLGSVMSSTGVVAIFIPVVLGVAARLRIAPARLMMPLAFAGLISGMLTLVATPPNLVVHAELRRAGLDGFDFFAFTPIGLSILLLGVGYMLLARRWLVRSASGGNAEPPRLTLADLAERYRLSERERRLRVRTDSPLANQVLNELQLRREHGINVIAVERRQRLRTLLLMASGNTQLEPGDVLLVDIASPAIGLLGSYQTLGLEPMPLPHSYFSLHAHELGLAEVALPPESQLPGKTIQELGFRSRHKLNVVGLRRQGQALEGVLVDDKLKASDTLLVAGAWRDIHRLQGLSRDFLVLSLPAEVAEVAPAARKAPYALLSLAVMVGLMVSGLVPNVQAALIACLLLGAFRCIDLDSAYRAIHWPTLILIVGMLPFAQALQQTGGVELAVQGLVGGLGDAGPRLILACLFALTAVIGLFISNTATAVLMAPVAIATAQALGASPLPFAMTVALAASAAFMTPISSPVNTLVLGPGQYRFGDFVRIGVPFTLLVMLVSVVLVPLLFPL, from the coding sequence ATGAATCCTGATCTGTTCTGGGTGCTGGGCCTGCTGGCCGGCGCCGTCACTCTCTTCATCATTGGCAAACCGCGCATGGACGTGGTCGCCCTGCTGGTGCTGATCGCCCTGCCGCTGACCGGCGTGCTCGACCTGCAACAGACTCTGGCCGGGTTCAGCGACGCCAACGTCATCCTCATCGCCGCACTGTTCATCATCGGCGATGGCCTGGTACGTACCGGCATCGCCTACCGTCTGGGCGACTGGCTGGTGGCCAAAGCCGGCAACAGCGAAACGCGCCTGCTGATCCTGCTGATGCTGGCGGTGGCCGGGTTGGGTTCGGTGATGAGTTCCACCGGCGTGGTCGCCATCTTCATCCCCGTGGTGCTAGGCGTGGCCGCACGCCTGCGCATCGCCCCGGCACGGCTGATGATGCCGCTGGCCTTCGCTGGGCTGATCAGCGGCATGCTGACGCTGGTGGCCACGCCACCGAATCTGGTGGTGCATGCAGAACTGCGCCGCGCCGGGCTGGATGGCTTCGACTTCTTCGCCTTTACCCCCATCGGCTTGAGCATCCTGCTGCTCGGCGTCGGCTACATGCTGCTGGCGCGTCGCTGGCTGGTGCGCAGTGCGTCAGGTGGCAATGCCGAGCCGCCACGCCTGACCCTGGCCGACCTGGCCGAACGTTATCGCCTGAGCGAGCGCGAACGGCGCCTGCGGGTACGCACTGACTCGCCGCTGGCCAACCAGGTGCTCAACGAACTGCAACTGCGCCGCGAGCACGGCATCAACGTCATCGCCGTCGAACGCCGCCAGCGCCTGCGCACCCTGCTGCTGATGGCCAGCGGCAACACCCAGCTGGAGCCGGGCGACGTGCTGCTGGTGGACATCGCCAGCCCCGCCATCGGCCTACTCGGCAGTTACCAGACACTGGGCCTGGAGCCCATGCCGCTGCCGCACTCCTATTTCAGCCTGCACGCCCACGAACTGGGCCTGGCCGAGGTAGCGCTGCCGCCGGAGTCGCAACTACCGGGCAAGACCATTCAGGAGCTGGGCTTTCGCTCGCGGCACAAGCTCAACGTGGTCGGCCTGCGCCGTCAGGGCCAGGCGTTGGAAGGCGTGCTGGTGGACGATAAGCTCAAGGCCTCCGACACCCTGCTGGTGGCCGGTGCCTGGCGCGACATCCACCGCCTGCAGGGACTGAGCCGGGATTTTCTGGTGCTCAGCCTGCCGGCGGAAGTGGCCGAGGTGGCGCCTGCTGCACGCAAGGCGCCCTACGCCCTGCTCAGCCTGGCGGTGATGGTGGGGCTGATGGTCAGCGGCCTGGTGCCCAACGTACAGGCGGCGCTGATCGCCTGCCTGCTGCTGGGTGCGTTTCGCTGCATCGACCTGGACAGCGCCTACCGCGCCATTCACTGGCCAACGCTGATCCTCATCGTCGGCATGTTGCCCTTCGCCCAGGCATTGCAGCAGACCGGCGGCGTCGAGCTGGCGGTGCAGGGCCTGGTCGGCGGACTCGGCGATGCCGGGCCACGGCTGATCCTCGCCTGCCTGTTCGCGTTGACCGCCGTGATCGGCCTGTTCATCTCCAACACTGCCACGGCGGTGCTGATGGCGCCGGTGGCCATCGCCACCGCGCAGGCGCTGGGCGCCTCGCCGCTGCCCTTCGCCATGACCGTGGCACTGGCCGCCTCGGCGGCCTTCATGACACCGATTTCTTCGCCGGTGAACACTCTGGTGCTCGGCCCCGGCCAATACCGTTTTGGCGACTTCGTGCGCATCGGCGTGCCCTTCACCCTGCTGGTGATGCTGGTCAGCGTGGTGCTGGTGCCGCTGCTCTTCCCGCTCTGA
- a CDS encoding bacteriohemerythrin — protein sequence MAYLQWSDDLDTGITVIDDQHKRIVAMINQLDDAQRSASKAKVGAVIDELIDYTVSHFAFEEAMLEEAGYAFTKAHKRVHALFIKRVEDYRQRFNSAEDIADELKGLLGRWLFSHIRSDDRNYVEAVNDNLRRLSSDVSEGGWLRRAGRRFFHGAA from the coding sequence ATGGCATATCTGCAGTGGAGTGACGACCTCGATACCGGCATCACGGTAATCGACGATCAGCACAAACGTATCGTCGCGATGATCAATCAGCTAGACGACGCTCAGCGTAGCGCCAGCAAGGCGAAGGTGGGCGCAGTCATCGACGAGTTGATCGACTATACCGTCTCACATTTCGCCTTCGAGGAAGCGATGCTCGAAGAGGCTGGCTATGCCTTCACCAAGGCGCACAAGCGGGTACACGCGTTGTTTATCAAGCGTGTGGAAGACTACCGACAGCGCTTCAACAGCGCTGAGGATATCGCCGACGAACTCAAGGGGCTACTGGGACGCTGGTTGTTCAGCCATATCCGCAGTGACGACCGCAACTACGTCGAGGCCGTCAACGATAACCTGCGTCGGCTGAGCAGCGATGTTTCCGAAGGTGGATGGCTACGCCGCGCCGGACGACGCTTCTTCCATGGTGCCGCGTGA
- the rlmF gene encoding 23S rRNA (adenine(1618)-N(6))-methyltransferase RlmF, with protein MPQSPKRPRKPTPAAVKTAPAKGELHPRNRHKGHYDFPALIEVSPELGDFVITNPYGKPSIDFADPVAVKVFNRALLRQYYGIQHWDIPEGYLCPPIPGRADYLHNLADLLASDNDGLIPRGERIRALDIGVGANCIYPLIGHCEYAWHFLGADIAAAALDSARAIVEGNPQLSGAIELRQQANAEQIFIGLLRSEEYFELTLCNPPFHTSAAEASSGSTRKWRNLGKLDPKRKLPVLNFGGQAAELWCPGGEAGFLKRMASESTQVAGQVLWFSSLVSKVSNVELLQGWLTRAGAVEVRILGMSQGQKQSRLVAWTFKDGEARGAWRRERWS; from the coding sequence ATGCCGCAATCACCGAAGCGCCCCCGCAAGCCCACCCCCGCTGCCGTGAAGACGGCGCCGGCCAAGGGCGAGCTGCACCCACGCAATCGCCACAAGGGGCACTACGACTTTCCCGCGCTGATCGAGGTCAGCCCCGAACTGGGCGACTTCGTCATCACCAATCCCTACGGCAAGCCGAGCATCGACTTCGCCGACCCGGTGGCGGTCAAGGTGTTCAACCGCGCCCTGCTGCGCCAGTACTACGGCATCCAACACTGGGATATTCCCGAGGGCTATCTGTGTCCACCGATTCCCGGCCGTGCCGACTACCTGCACAACCTCGCCGACCTGCTGGCGAGCGACAATGATGGGCTGATTCCCCGTGGCGAGCGCATCCGCGCGCTGGATATCGGCGTCGGCGCCAATTGCATCTACCCGTTGATCGGCCATTGCGAATACGCCTGGCATTTCCTCGGTGCCGATATCGCAGCCGCCGCCCTGGACTCGGCGCGCGCCATCGTCGAGGGCAACCCGCAACTGAGCGGCGCCATCGAACTGCGTCAGCAGGCCAATGCCGAGCAGATCTTCATCGGTCTTTTGCGCAGCGAGGAGTATTTCGAGCTGACCCTGTGCAACCCGCCCTTCCATACCAGCGCCGCCGAAGCCAGCAGCGGCAGCACGCGCAAATGGCGCAATCTCGGCAAGCTCGACCCCAAGCGCAAGCTGCCGGTGCTCAACTTTGGTGGTCAGGCAGCCGAGCTATGGTGCCCAGGTGGTGAGGCCGGCTTTCTCAAACGCATGGCCAGCGAGAGCACACAGGTGGCCGGGCAGGTACTATGGTTCAGCAGCCTGGTGTCGAAGGTCAGCAACGTCGAGCTGCTGCAAGGCTGGCTGACTCGGGCCGGCGCGGTCGAGGTGCGCATCCTCGGCATGTCCCAGGGGCAGAAGCAGAGCCGCCTGGTAGCCTGGACCTTCAAGGACGGCGAGGCGCGCGGCGCCTGGCGCAGGGAGCGCTGGAGCTAG
- the rimI gene encoding ribosomal protein S18-alanine N-acetyltransferase: protein MSDAISFRPMTEADLDAVLKIEYAAFSHPWTRGIFSDALKSYDCWLMFEGGQQVGHGVINLILDEAHLLNITVKPESQGRGLGLRLLEHLMQEAYKLGGRECFLEVRASNQTAYRLYERFGFNEVGRRRDYYPAVGGREDALVMACTLID from the coding sequence ATGAGCGATGCGATTTCCTTCCGCCCGATGACCGAGGCGGATCTCGATGCCGTGCTGAAGATCGAATATGCCGCCTTCAGTCACCCCTGGACCCGTGGCATCTTCAGCGATGCGCTGAAGTCCTATGACTGCTGGCTGATGTTCGAGGGTGGACAGCAGGTCGGCCATGGCGTGATCAACCTGATTCTCGACGAAGCGCACCTGCTCAATATCACCGTCAAGCCGGAGAGCCAGGGGCGCGGGCTCGGCCTGCGTCTGCTCGAACACCTGATGCAGGAGGCCTATAAGTTGGGCGGTCGTGAATGCTTCCTCGAAGTACGCGCGAGCAACCAGACGGCCTATCGGCTGTACGAGCGTTTCGGTTTCAACGAAGTGGGCCGCCGTCGTGACTACTACCCGGCCGTGGGTGGGCGCGAAGATGCGCTGGTGATGGCCTGTACCTTGATCGACTAG
- a CDS encoding energy transducer TonB, with the protein MQVTTWLPRTELPFAAPSRAELLAPPPAEAPQEVAVESVVKVAEAVREVPAERPKIEVPRPGAQPRQVAVETPAAEPEAAEEKPARVSVPPPRFSLQLLRAGDCALLVELPTGEPFQSRDPAYILLKDLLRAAGLPDSPQLLGEPVRWPLLVRGQMDQGPEAALEFVQSFVAARLEEQPSACLWLVGLPAIRFAGEGDEHSYNRELQVEGLGACWALPGLESLMDEPARKRELWQAMRRIRQRWLVPAHS; encoded by the coding sequence ATGCAGGTGACCACCTGGCTGCCGCGTACCGAGCTGCCCTTTGCTGCGCCATCGCGCGCCGAATTGCTCGCCCCGCCGCCGGCCGAAGCGCCGCAGGAGGTGGCAGTCGAGTCTGTGGTGAAGGTTGCCGAGGCGGTGCGAGAGGTACCCGCCGAGCGGCCGAAGATCGAGGTGCCACGCCCGGGCGCCCAGCCACGTCAGGTGGCTGTCGAAACGCCAGCGGCAGAGCCGGAAGCGGCCGAGGAAAAACCGGCTCGCGTCAGCGTGCCGCCGCCGCGTTTCTCCCTGCAGTTGCTGCGTGCCGGCGACTGCGCCCTGCTGGTGGAGCTGCCCACTGGCGAGCCTTTCCAGAGCCGCGACCCGGCCTATATCCTGCTCAAGGATCTACTGCGCGCCGCCGGCCTGCCAGACAGCCCGCAACTGCTCGGCGAGCCGGTGCGCTGGCCGCTGCTGGTGCGCGGCCAGATGGATCAGGGCCCGGAGGCGGCGCTTGAGTTCGTGCAGAGCTTCGTCGCCGCACGTCTGGAGGAGCAGCCCAGCGCCTGCCTGTGGCTGGTCGGGCTGCCGGCCATCCGTTTCGCTGGCGAGGGCGACGAGCACAGCTACAACCGCGAACTGCAGGTCGAAGGCCTCGGCGCCTGCTGGGCCTTGCCGGGTCTGGAGTCGCTGATGGACGAGCCCGCGCGCAAGCGCGAGCTGTGGCAGGCGATGCGGCGAATCCGTCAGCGCTGGCTGGTTCCCGCTCACTCCTGA